From the Leptospira sp. WS60.C2 genome, one window contains:
- a CDS encoding SDR family NAD(P)-dependent oxidoreductase, protein MKLASKKIVLTNGTSPLGKELLSLLLSEGALVVVGDSTPEEIPNHANLQKYKIDASKPDQMERLIESAIETLDKIDVFVINSEQFSYAEDEKENWSGLKHLFQTNLLAPIFTIQKLTNLISVGLHIISVSSSISAYPTLGYGLYGSSKLAFDYFWDSYRKQVGKHFQFSRVVANSPKETDPKHLAKMVFRSIQRPKQSREETWKQWMNHYFLRFFPFSQFFRSLYYGFRFKMQKKKKLSETILPSSD, encoded by the coding sequence ATGAAGCTTGCATCGAAAAAAATTGTTTTGACCAATGGAACTTCTCCATTAGGAAAAGAACTTTTGTCTCTTTTACTTTCAGAAGGTGCCTTAGTAGTTGTTGGAGATAGCACTCCCGAAGAGATCCCCAATCATGCAAATTTACAAAAATACAAAATCGATGCATCCAAACCGGACCAAATGGAACGATTGATTGAATCTGCCATTGAAACATTAGATAAGATCGATGTATTCGTCATCAATTCAGAACAATTCTCTTATGCAGAAGATGAAAAAGAAAATTGGTCTGGACTCAAACATTTGTTCCAAACCAATTTGCTAGCACCAATCTTTACGATTCAGAAATTAACGAATTTAATCTCTGTTGGCCTCCATATTATATCTGTTAGTTCTAGTATCTCCGCTTATCCCACTTTGGGTTATGGGTTGTACGGTTCTTCCAAACTTGCGTTTGATTACTTTTGGGATTCCTATCGAAAACAAGTAGGGAAACATTTTCAATTTTCCCGTGTAGTGGCAAATTCCCCAAAGGAAACGGACCCGAAACATCTGGCTAAAATGGTATTTCGTTCCATCCAACGTCCAAAACAGTCCCGGGAAGAAACATGGAAACAATGGATGAATCATTATTTTCTTCGTTTTTTCCCTTTTTCGCAATTTTTTCGCTCTCTCTACTATGGATTTCGATTCAAAATGCAAAAAAAGAAGAAACTTTCCGAGACAATTCTTCCCTCTTCAGATTAA
- a CDS encoding YqgE/AlgH family protein, which translates to MTDYPDSTRGKLLISNSSVIQDFFHKSVVLMVDHDDDGAFGLVLNKPTDQTMESLIKNLPDTVHSNKQVYAGGPVDNMFVSILHNGKQTADPGVEVIPGIYMARSFDTMLEVLSSDQIQFRVLQGYAGWSSGQLESEFDRLSWVVSDLVDESIIFSEDESEVIWRDALRSKGGIYKYFVDHTKDPSLN; encoded by the coding sequence ATGACAGATTATCCTGATTCAACTCGCGGGAAGTTACTGATTTCCAATTCTAGTGTGATTCAGGATTTTTTTCATAAATCTGTTGTCCTTATGGTGGACCATGATGATGACGGAGCTTTTGGTTTAGTGTTGAACAAACCTACTGACCAAACGATGGAATCTCTCATTAAAAATCTACCTGACACGGTGCATTCTAACAAACAAGTATATGCTGGTGGTCCTGTGGATAATATGTTTGTTTCGATTTTACATAATGGTAAACAAACAGCAGATCCTGGAGTGGAAGTGATTCCTGGAATTTATATGGCACGTAGTTTTGATACGATGTTAGAGGTTCTATCATCCGATCAAATTCAGTTTAGAGTCTTGCAAGGTTACGCCGGTTGGTCTTCTGGTCAACTTGAGAGTGAATTTGATCGATTATCTTGGGTTGTTTCTGATTTGGTAGATGAGTCTATCATTTTCAGTGAAGATGAGTCAGAAGTGATTTGGAGAGATGCACTTCGTAGCAAAGGTGGAATCTACAAGTACTTTGTAGACCACACAAAAGACCCTTCTCTCAATTGA
- a CDS encoding Gfo/Idh/MocA family oxidoreductase — MEKKVRLGVIGTGHMGQYHVNVAKQLSDAELIGIFDANAERATQIAEKHKTKAFGTIEDLLKETDAIIIAAPTFLHHKIAKQALTEKKHVLVEKPISQTVEEAKELVSLAKQNNLILQVGHVERFNGAVLELGKIAEHPILIESRRIAPYNSRITDVGVVLDMMIHDIDIVLNLVKSEVTEVKAVGSSIVSNHEDVATVVLKFANGCVASLNASRSSQAKIRTLNISQKDSYVFLDFTNQEIELHRQASSTTQLGSGEIKYRQESIVEKIFVHKDNPLKQEHEHFVKCIKGESEPMVKGDSDIKTLEVAYRILEEIHGKK, encoded by the coding sequence ATGGAGAAAAAAGTCCGTCTTGGAGTTATCGGTACGGGTCATATGGGCCAGTACCACGTAAACGTTGCTAAACAATTATCTGATGCAGAACTCATCGGGATATTTGACGCCAATGCAGAACGTGCCACTCAAATTGCTGAGAAACACAAAACAAAGGCATTTGGAACAATTGAAGATTTATTGAAAGAAACCGATGCAATCATCATTGCGGCGCCTACTTTTTTACATCACAAGATTGCCAAACAAGCGCTTACCGAAAAGAAACACGTTTTGGTCGAAAAACCAATTTCCCAAACTGTAGAAGAAGCAAAAGAGCTTGTGAGCTTAGCAAAACAAAACAATTTGATTTTGCAAGTCGGCCATGTGGAACGATTTAATGGTGCTGTATTGGAACTCGGTAAAATTGCCGAACATCCTATCTTGATCGAATCCCGACGAATTGCACCTTACAACAGCCGTATCACGGATGTAGGTGTGGTTCTCGACATGATGATCCATGACATTGACATTGTACTCAATTTGGTGAAATCAGAAGTTACAGAAGTGAAAGCTGTTGGTTCATCAATTGTATCCAACCATGAAGATGTTGCGACTGTTGTGTTAAAATTTGCCAATGGTTGTGTTGCTTCCCTCAATGCATCTCGATCTTCTCAGGCAAAAATTAGAACTCTTAACATTTCACAAAAAGATTCCTATGTATTTTTAGATTTCACAAACCAAGAAATTGAACTTCACAGACAAGCAAGTTCAACCACACAACTTGGTAGTGGAGAGATCAAATACAGACAAGAATCGATTGTCGAAAAAATCTTTGTCCACAAAGACAACCCTCTCAAACAAGAGCATGAACACTTCGTTAAATGTATTAAAGGAGAATCGGAACCAATGGTGAAAGGTGATTCCGACATCAAAACATTAGAAGTGGCATATCGTATCTTGGAAGAAATTCACGGCAAAAAATAA
- the dnaJ gene encoding molecular chaperone DnaJ, producing the protein MSDRGYYEVLGVSKGASDDEIKSAYRKLAIKYHPDKNKGDKEAEEKFKEATEAYEVLRDPQKRQAYDQFGKAGVNAGAGGGYGAGAYTDFSDIFGDFGDIFSEFFGGGGGGSRGGGRRSGPQRGSDLRYNLEVSLEDAALGKEYKIEIPRLETCTDCSGSGASKGSSPTVCPDCSGTGQVRRTQGFFSVTTTCPRCKGKGKVISNPCKTCKGEGLTEKRRTIHIKIPAGVESGSRLKVSGEGESGPNGGPSGDLYVVTHIKKHPTFERQGNDLIVQKSISLSMACLGGEIEVPSIDGKTIQLKIPEGTESGQIFRLKGHGIPYLGSYGKGDQHVIIKVEIPKKLSKKQRELMEEFARESGEKVGSGGKSKLFFR; encoded by the coding sequence ATGAGCGACCGTGGTTACTACGAAGTATTAGGCGTTTCGAAAGGTGCCTCTGATGATGAGATCAAGAGCGCCTATCGTAAGTTAGCCATCAAATATCACCCTGACAAAAATAAGGGTGATAAAGAAGCGGAAGAAAAATTCAAAGAGGCAACTGAAGCCTACGAAGTGTTACGCGATCCGCAAAAACGCCAAGCTTATGACCAATTTGGGAAAGCTGGTGTGAATGCAGGTGCAGGAGGAGGGTATGGAGCTGGCGCTTATACTGACTTCTCCGATATCTTTGGAGATTTTGGTGATATCTTCAGTGAATTTTTTGGAGGCGGAGGTGGTGGTAGCCGCGGTGGTGGAAGAAGGTCTGGTCCTCAAAGAGGATCAGATCTCCGTTATAATTTAGAAGTCAGTTTAGAAGATGCGGCTCTTGGAAAAGAATACAAAATTGAAATTCCAAGACTAGAAACCTGTACAGATTGTTCGGGATCTGGTGCATCAAAAGGATCTTCCCCAACCGTTTGTCCAGATTGTTCTGGAACGGGACAAGTGAGAAGGACTCAAGGATTCTTTAGTGTCACAACGACTTGTCCTCGTTGTAAAGGAAAAGGAAAAGTCATTTCCAATCCTTGCAAAACATGTAAGGGTGAGGGTCTAACAGAGAAAAGACGAACCATTCATATCAAAATCCCTGCGGGTGTCGAATCGGGAAGCCGACTCAAAGTTTCTGGGGAAGGGGAATCCGGTCCAAACGGTGGCCCAAGTGGTGATTTATACGTAGTCACACATATCAAAAAACACCCAACGTTTGAACGCCAAGGAAACGATTTAATTGTTCAAAAATCCATTTCCCTCTCGATGGCTTGCCTAGGTGGCGAAATCGAAGTGCCTTCGATTGACGGAAAGACGATCCAACTCAAAATCCCAGAAGGGACAGAAAGTGGTCAAATTTTCCGCTTAAAAGGCCATGGAATCCCATACCTGGGTTCTTACGGCAAGGGAGACCAACATGTCATCATCAAGGTCGAAATTCCTAAGAAACTTTCTAAAAAACAGAGAGAACTGATGGAAGAATTTGCCCGTGAGTCCGGCGAAAAGGTCGGTAGCGGGGGAAAATCGAAGTTGTTTTTCCGCTGA
- the dnaK gene encoding molecular chaperone DnaK, translated as MSKEKIIGIDLGTTNSCVAVMEGGDPVVIQNSEGARTTPSIVAFTAKGETIVGQFAKNQAITNAVNTIRSAKRFIGRRFNEAGDEAKMVSYKVIRAGNDGVKFETVSGEFTPQEIAARVLQKMKKTAEDFLGHEVKKAVVTVPAYFNDEQRQATKDAGRIAGLEVERIINEPTAAALAYGFDKKKTNAKIAVYDLGGGTFDVSILELGDGVFEVKSTNGDTHLGGDDFDNVVMQWMIDEFKKQTGIDISGDKNTVQRLKEAAEKAKIELSGTSSTQINLPFITADASGPKHLDMTLTKAKFDEITRSLVERTRIPCQNALKDAGLSASEIDEVILVGGSTRIPAVQALVKEIFGKEPNKSVNPDEVVAIGAAIQGGVLAGDVTDVLLLDVTPLSLGIETLGGVMTKLIERNTTIPTRKSQVFSTAADNQTTVSVHVLQGEREMASANRTLGRFDLVGIPSAPRGVPQIEVTFDIDANGIVHVSAKDLGTGKEQKIRIESSSGLSEEEIKKMVKDAEAHAEEDKKLREAADTKNELEAIVYQLEKTIGESADKLDESEKQRAQDEIKRGREAMESGDLERMKASRDSIQQVAMQIGQKIYSQAGPEQGAPGAEAGAGANQGASGSNAGGEKVVDADYTVVDEDKK; from the coding sequence ATGTCTAAGGAAAAAATCATAGGAATCGATTTAGGAACCACTAACTCTTGTGTGGCGGTAATGGAAGGTGGAGATCCTGTTGTCATTCAAAACTCTGAAGGGGCAAGAACCACTCCTTCGATTGTAGCCTTTACAGCAAAGGGTGAAACCATTGTTGGACAGTTCGCAAAGAACCAGGCAATTACAAACGCAGTGAATACAATCCGATCTGCAAAACGTTTTATCGGTCGTCGTTTTAACGAGGCTGGTGACGAAGCAAAGATGGTATCGTACAAAGTGATTCGCGCCGGAAATGATGGAGTCAAATTTGAAACCGTCTCTGGAGAATTCACTCCACAAGAAATCGCAGCTCGTGTCCTTCAAAAGATGAAGAAAACAGCAGAAGACTTTCTTGGCCATGAAGTGAAAAAAGCAGTCGTAACAGTTCCTGCTTACTTCAATGACGAACAAAGACAAGCCACAAAAGATGCAGGTCGAATTGCAGGACTGGAAGTAGAACGAATCATCAACGAACCAACTGCTGCGGCTCTTGCTTATGGTTTTGATAAGAAAAAAACCAATGCAAAGATTGCTGTCTATGACTTAGGTGGTGGAACCTTTGACGTTTCGATCCTTGAACTTGGTGATGGAGTTTTTGAAGTAAAATCAACTAACGGTGATACTCACCTCGGTGGTGACGACTTTGATAACGTGGTCATGCAATGGATGATCGACGAATTCAAAAAACAAACTGGAATAGATATTTCTGGAGATAAAAACACAGTACAACGTTTGAAAGAAGCGGCTGAAAAAGCTAAAATCGAGTTGTCTGGAACTTCTTCCACTCAAATCAACCTTCCATTCATCACTGCTGATGCGTCTGGTCCAAAACACTTGGATATGACACTCACCAAAGCAAAGTTTGATGAAATTACAAGATCTCTAGTAGAAAGAACTCGTATTCCATGCCAAAATGCATTGAAAGATGCAGGACTTTCTGCAAGTGAAATTGATGAAGTCATCCTTGTGGGTGGATCCACTCGTATCCCAGCAGTACAAGCACTGGTGAAAGAAATTTTTGGAAAAGAGCCAAACAAATCTGTTAACCCTGATGAAGTGGTAGCAATTGGTGCGGCAATCCAAGGTGGTGTTCTTGCTGGTGATGTAACTGATGTATTGTTACTTGATGTCACTCCACTTTCACTTGGTATTGAAACTTTAGGTGGTGTGATGACAAAACTCATCGAAAGAAACACAACCATTCCTACAAGAAAATCCCAAGTTTTCTCTACTGCGGCAGACAACCAAACAACTGTTTCTGTTCACGTCCTACAAGGGGAACGAGAAATGGCGAGTGCGAACCGAACACTTGGTCGTTTTGACTTAGTGGGTATTCCGTCTGCTCCACGTGGCGTTCCACAAATCGAAGTTACATTTGATATTGATGCGAACGGTATCGTTCACGTATCTGCAAAAGATTTGGGAACCGGAAAAGAACAAAAGATTCGTATTGAATCTTCTTCTGGACTCTCTGAAGAAGAAATCAAAAAGATGGTAAAAGATGCAGAAGCTCACGCAGAAGAAGATAAAAAACTTCGCGAAGCAGCTGACACTAAGAATGAATTGGAAGCAATTGTTTACCAATTGGAAAAAACCATCGGTGAATCTGCTGACAAACTCGACGAATCAGAAAAACAAAGAGCACAAGACGAAATCAAACGCGGCCGTGAAGCAATGGAATCTGGTGACCTCGAGCGTATGAAAGCATCTAGAGATTCTATCCAACAAGTTGCGATGCAAATTGGACAAAAAATCTATAGCCAAGCAGGTCCTGAACAAGGAGCTCCTGGTGCAGAAGCTGGTGCTGGTGCAAACCAAGGCGCAAGCGGTTCCAATGCAGGTGGCGAGAAGGTAGTCGATGCTGATTACACTGTCGTTGATGAAGACAAAAAATAA
- the grpE gene encoding nucleotide exchange factor GrpE, which translates to MAEETNGSLEDQNVQVEEGQTISDEAIEQAVEGAEKELDNAKKEIESLKDSWLRERAEFQNYKRRTANDLLNARKESIKKFAEGLTSALDNLERVSNVPNQTPEVVAFVEGIKMVQKEFYSVLEREGIKRLDPKGMPFDPMLMEAIASEESAEYTEETVVETYQAGYYHEDGENKQSIRPARVKVGKPQS; encoded by the coding sequence ATGGCAGAAGAAACGAACGGGTCCCTAGAAGATCAAAATGTGCAAGTCGAAGAAGGGCAAACCATTTCAGATGAAGCCATTGAACAAGCAGTAGAAGGAGCTGAAAAAGAACTCGATAACGCAAAAAAAGAGATCGAGTCTTTAAAAGATTCCTGGCTAAGAGAACGTGCGGAGTTTCAAAACTACAAACGTAGAACTGCAAATGACTTATTGAATGCTAGGAAAGAATCCATCAAGAAGTTTGCAGAAGGGCTGACAAGCGCTTTGGATAATTTGGAGCGAGTATCCAATGTTCCAAACCAAACACCTGAGGTGGTTGCTTTTGTAGAAGGCATCAAGATGGTACAAAAGGAATTTTATTCCGTATTGGAAAGAGAAGGCATCAAACGTTTAGATCCGAAAGGAATGCCGTTTGATCCTATGTTAATGGAAGCGATTGCTTCTGAGGAAAGTGCAGAATACACCGAAGAGACTGTTGTTGAAACCTATCAAGCTGGTTATTACCACGAAGACGGTGAAAACAAACAATCCATTCGTCCTGCACGTGTGAAAGTGGGTAAACCACAAAGTTAA
- the hrcA gene encoding heat-inducible transcriptional repressor HrcA gives MDLSPRHRSILKALVEEFVSDNKPVGSKTLSEKYDIGLSPATIRSCLAELEDMGYIVARHTSGGRVPTERGYRLYVDSLVTLFELTMREKQRIQEEYLRMQFRLDQVLIATSKVLASLSQSASVVLGPEGSLDTLKHIELIHVNGGEVLMILVMRSGTVLNRNIFFDFHISQETLYQISRYLNDNVKGFDVHEIQSNLIPQMMLKKEGPEGFTQFAPSIARAMGSDGQSVDNLYIDGLKNLYENFKDEEEQLENILHLFDEKQFLKDFFSEYVPMDGVYTIIGKDGNEKLGGVTIITTNYRMGEKRIGSMGIIGPQRMNYNKALPLIEFTSKLVSEMITKLSR, from the coding sequence ATGGACCTTTCCCCTAGACATCGTTCCATTTTGAAAGCATTGGTTGAGGAGTTTGTTTCCGACAACAAACCTGTCGGCTCTAAAACCCTTTCAGAAAAATACGATATCGGATTATCGCCAGCCACCATTCGTTCTTGCCTCGCAGAACTCGAAGACATGGGTTACATCGTAGCTCGTCATACTTCGGGAGGTCGGGTGCCAACGGAACGTGGGTATCGGTTGTATGTGGATAGTCTTGTGACTCTTTTTGAGCTTACAATGCGTGAAAAACAAAGAATCCAAGAAGAGTATCTTCGGATGCAATTTCGATTGGATCAGGTTCTCATTGCAACCTCCAAGGTATTAGCGTCTTTATCGCAATCAGCGAGTGTGGTTTTAGGTCCGGAAGGGTCTCTTGACACATTAAAACATATAGAACTCATCCATGTAAATGGTGGAGAAGTTCTTATGATCCTTGTTATGCGGTCGGGAACTGTGCTAAATCGAAATATCTTTTTCGATTTTCACATCTCACAAGAGACCTTATACCAAATTTCAAGGTATTTGAATGATAACGTCAAAGGTTTTGATGTGCATGAAATACAAAGCAACCTGATCCCTCAGATGATGCTAAAAAAAGAAGGTCCAGAAGGATTCACTCAGTTTGCACCTTCGATTGCAAGAGCCATGGGGTCAGATGGGCAATCCGTTGATAACTTGTATATCGATGGATTGAAAAACTTATACGAAAACTTTAAGGATGAAGAGGAACAATTAGAAAACATCCTGCATCTATTTGATGAAAAGCAGTTCCTCAAAGACTTTTTTAGCGAATATGTTCCAATGGACGGTGTGTATACCATCATTGGAAAAGACGGTAATGAGAAGTTAGGTGGAGTTACCATCATCACAACTAATTACCGTATGGGTGAAAAAAGGATCGGTTCCATGGGAATCATTGGTCCGCAGAGGATGAATTACAACAAGGCATTACCTTTGATTGAATTCACTTCAAAGTTAGTTTCAGAAATGATTACGAAATTAAGCAGGTAG
- a CDS encoding diguanylate cyclase: MNDFYTDTLAKEIVSQSIDAIVVLDTDQKILFSNLALQSLTGYNEEELYQKSFSFLFPPNEKGEQSSIEAFVSSNDAHYIAGFLKELELVTKPKGTIPVEIRAFTIQKENKEYYAAIIRDVRERRRLEEQKNVLINSLKRLAYMDELTMLPNRRSFSDTLQKTIATVKRRNRESVLAVMDIDHFKVINDTYGHDIGDLVLKKMANIFVDCLREEDTVGRLGGEEFGCILPDTTTEGANIVLDRLRESVASHRFFIFDNYYLNITLSIGFTKVHPIQKPEEVLKFADIALYQAKNNGRNQIQVYPI; this comes from the coding sequence ATGAATGATTTTTATACAGATACGTTAGCTAAGGAAATTGTTTCCCAATCCATCGACGCCATTGTTGTATTAGACACCGACCAAAAAATATTATTTAGCAATCTCGCGTTACAATCATTAACTGGTTACAACGAAGAAGAGTTATACCAAAAATCGTTTTCTTTTTTGTTCCCTCCCAATGAAAAAGGAGAACAATCTTCCATTGAAGCCTTTGTAAGTTCTAACGATGCGCATTACATCGCTGGATTTTTAAAAGAGTTAGAACTTGTGACAAAACCAAAAGGCACTATCCCTGTGGAAATTCGTGCCTTTACCATTCAAAAAGAAAATAAAGAATACTATGCGGCCATCATTCGCGATGTAAGAGAAAGACGACGTTTGGAAGAACAAAAAAACGTTCTCATCAATAGTTTAAAACGACTGGCTTACATGGATGAACTCACGATGTTACCAAACCGTCGTTCGTTCTCTGATACCCTCCAAAAAACCATCGCAACAGTCAAACGTCGTAATCGTGAATCGGTTCTAGCTGTCATGGACATTGACCATTTTAAAGTGATTAACGATACCTACGGACATGACATCGGGGATTTGGTACTGAAAAAAATGGCAAACATCTTTGTAGATTGTCTCAGGGAAGAGGACACAGTCGGGCGACTCGGTGGAGAAGAATTTGGATGTATTTTACCCGATACCACCACGGAAGGAGCCAACATTGTCCTCGATCGCCTTCGGGAATCCGTCGCGTCGCACCGGTTTTTTATCTTTGATAACTACTATCTAAACATCACTTTGAGCATCGGTTTCACCAAGGTGCACCCGATTCAAAAACCAGAAGAAGTGCTCAAATTTGCTGACATCGCACTGTACCAGGCAAAAAACAACGGTCGAAATCAGATCCAAGTCTATCCCATTTGA
- a CDS encoding glycoside hydrolase family 172 protein, with translation MVATTKLPRFLFFLVSLALFFISTNALFSDGWESTIWKEKSYQNKRISSADPTNGNDDFIKIPKKSTITLAEIKGRGIIKHIWMTLASKDPMVRKNAVLRMYWDNHSHSSVEVPLGEFFGQGWGEEYILNSLPLVAAPKKGKSMNSYFPMPFESGAKIQIDNESEEDISNFYFYIDYEEWKTPIESPLRFHAQWNRSITKPNTTNQRENEWSLLGEMEKTKFQKENFFTVLETEGKGHFIGLNLYVDSPTPLWYGEGDDLIFIDGNQTTATLKGTGTEDVFNTAWSPKEVFMHPYFGYPRVSDSIGWLGRTHLYRFWVESPIRFEKNFLFLLEHGHANSLTLDLVSVAYWYQSLNPKPMKVLPKKEFRVNQPEINFRHIHKWRDSFRSEKANGEIWGNE, from the coding sequence ATGGTCGCTACCACAAAATTACCTCGATTCTTATTCTTTCTAGTTTCATTGGCTCTATTCTTTATTTCCACCAATGCATTGTTCAGTGATGGTTGGGAATCCACCATTTGGAAAGAAAAATCGTATCAAAACAAAAGAATTTCAAGCGCCGATCCCACAAATGGCAATGATGATTTTATCAAAATTCCAAAAAAATCAACTATCACTCTCGCTGAAATCAAAGGGCGCGGAATCATCAAACACATTTGGATGACCTTGGCAAGTAAAGACCCAATGGTACGGAAAAATGCGGTGCTTCGCATGTATTGGGACAATCACTCTCATTCTTCCGTGGAAGTTCCGTTAGGTGAATTTTTTGGACAAGGTTGGGGAGAAGAATACATTTTGAATTCGTTACCCCTTGTGGCTGCCCCCAAAAAAGGAAAGTCAATGAATTCCTATTTTCCGATGCCATTTGAATCGGGTGCCAAAATTCAAATTGACAACGAATCTGAAGAAGACATTAGCAATTTTTATTTTTACATTGATTATGAGGAATGGAAAACACCAATTGAATCACCTTTACGATTCCATGCACAATGGAACCGCAGTATCACTAAACCCAACACAACAAACCAAAGAGAAAATGAATGGTCTCTCCTTGGAGAGATGGAAAAAACCAAATTCCAAAAAGAAAACTTTTTCACAGTTCTAGAAACGGAAGGAAAAGGCCATTTTATTGGGCTAAATCTATATGTGGATTCGCCAACTCCTTTGTGGTATGGTGAAGGAGATGATCTCATCTTTATTGATGGAAACCAAACAACTGCTACACTAAAAGGAACGGGTACGGAAGATGTCTTTAATACAGCTTGGTCACCGAAAGAAGTCTTTATGCATCCTTATTTTGGTTATCCTAGGGTTTCCGATTCTATTGGTTGGTTGGGAAGAACCCATTTGTATCGGTTTTGGGTGGAATCCCCAATCCGTTTTGAAAAAAATTTCCTATTCTTATTGGAGCATGGTCATGCAAATTCCTTGACCTTAGATTTGGTCTCTGTTGCCTATTGGTATCAGAGTCTGAATCCGAAACCTATGAAAGTTTTACCGAAAAAAGAATTTAGGGTGAACCAACCTGAGATCAATTTTCGTCACATCCACAAATGGCGAGATTCATTCCGAAGTGAAAAAGCAAATGGGGAAATTTGGGGAAATGAATGA
- a CDS encoding alpha-glucosidase: MAWWKEAVIYQIYPRSFQDSNGDGIGDLEGIIQRLDYLAGSKDSLGIDAIWLSPVYPSPMFDFGYDISDYEEIDPVFGDIQTFKRLLKEAHKRGIRIIMDLVVNHTSHLHPWFVESRSSVNSPKRDWYIWKQPSHNGPPNNWLGAFGGSGWEYDKRTGEYYFHSFLKEQPDLNWRNPDVEDAIFRMMKYWLDMGVDGFRLDVVNLYVKDEFFRNNTSYFMKGPRPYDKQVHAYDRDRPEMHGILRRMRKLLDSYSEKRMFVGEIMQDFPGNVLLPATYCGRNDELHLAFNFMFLFSPWKAERFYQIVKDFESALGDDNWPNYTLSNHDFPRHITRYEKGDDTLDRARLAACMMLTLRGTPFLYYGEEIGMKRQKVPFNKIQDPVGKRYWPFHPGRDPERIPMPWDASDSTGFSTGKPWLPVYEDAKRVNVESQKGDPNSLFYTYKKLIQIRKDRKSLRKGKLKILLSSDKQALYYRRREGKEETYIFLNFSSKPVSISYPRKWTLNEILFSSKNRGPSFELNKELDTGDLVLLPNEAVIFAK, encoded by the coding sequence ATGGCATGGTGGAAAGAAGCAGTTATCTATCAAATTTATCCACGTAGTTTCCAAGATTCCAATGGAGATGGAATTGGTGACCTAGAGGGGATTATACAAAGGTTAGATTATTTAGCAGGATCGAAAGATTCTTTGGGGATCGATGCAATTTGGTTATCTCCCGTTTACCCTTCACCCATGTTTGATTTTGGATATGATATATCCGATTATGAAGAAATCGATCCAGTCTTTGGTGATATCCAAACATTCAAACGTTTGTTAAAAGAAGCTCACAAACGTGGAATCCGAATCATTATGGATTTGGTAGTCAACCATACATCCCATTTACATCCTTGGTTTGTTGAATCCAGATCTTCTGTGAATAGTCCCAAACGAGATTGGTACATTTGGAAGCAACCAAGCCACAATGGTCCACCAAACAATTGGTTAGGAGCCTTCGGTGGATCTGGTTGGGAATATGACAAACGAACTGGTGAGTATTATTTTCATTCCTTTCTAAAAGAACAACCGGATCTCAATTGGCGTAATCCCGATGTAGAAGATGCAATTTTTCGAATGATGAAGTATTGGCTCGATATGGGTGTGGATGGATTTCGATTAGATGTTGTAAACTTATATGTAAAAGATGAGTTCTTTCGAAACAATACTTCCTATTTTATGAAAGGACCAAGGCCGTACGACAAACAAGTGCATGCTTATGATCGTGACAGACCAGAAATGCATGGAATTCTAAGAAGGATGCGAAAACTTTTAGATTCCTATTCCGAAAAACGAATGTTTGTCGGCGAAATCATGCAAGATTTCCCAGGAAACGTCTTACTTCCTGCCACTTATTGTGGACGAAATGACGAACTTCATTTAGCCTTTAATTTTATGTTTTTGTTTTCACCATGGAAAGCAGAACGCTTTTACCAAATTGTAAAAGATTTTGAATCTGCTTTGGGGGATGATAACTGGCCAAACTATACTTTATCCAATCATGATTTTCCAAGACATATCACTCGATATGAAAAAGGAGATGACACTTTGGATCGTGCGCGACTTGCCGCCTGTATGATGTTAACACTTCGAGGAACTCCATTTTTATATTATGGGGAAGAGATAGGAATGAAACGCCAAAAAGTTCCCTTCAATAAAATCCAAGATCCAGTGGGAAAAAGGTATTGGCCATTCCATCCTGGTCGCGATCCAGAACGAATCCCAATGCCTTGGGATGCATCAGACTCAACAGGTTTTTCCACTGGCAAACCATGGTTACCTGTATATGAAGATGCAAAGAGAGTCAACGTCGAATCTCAAAAAGGAGATCCAAATTCTCTATTTTATACGTATAAAAAACTCATCCAAATTCGAAAGGACAGAAAATCATTACGAAAGGGAAAATTAAAAATTCTTTTAAGCTCCGACAAACAAGCGCTTTACTACAGAAGAAGGGAAGGAAAAGAAGAAACTTATATATTTTTAAACTTTTCTTCAAAACCAGTGAGTATTTCTTATCCACGTAAATGGACCTTGAACGAAATCCTATTTAGTTCCAAAAATCGCGGACCATCTTTTGAATTAAATAAAGAATTGGATACTGGTGATTTAGTTCTATTGCCGAATGAAGCTGTAATTTTTGCCAAGTAA